tttttttgttattattaaaacattgttgaaaaaaattaaaactaaatttaatatattccaATTATAAAGcactaatataataaaatactttttgagaatttctttttttttttttcaataaaatttaaaataatattttctaagAAAGTTCTTGTTTTTTTTCTCGCCCTAAATCTCAATGCCATATGAGGGTAAAGAGCTTGGAATTGCTTGTTATTTGCTTAgtatgataattaattaatgtttGATAACAGATTTTTACGAATCAATCCTCTAAAATTAAACACTAGAAAGAATAGACAGAAAGAATGGTAATCTGATAATTAAGGCTAAAAATGCAGTAGAAATATAACCAGAAGCTTGATCATGATTGCTTTCCAGAATGCATATAATATCCAGAATGTCTATCTTAGCAGTAGACTTTTAGACAATCAAACAAGCCATCTTGACCTGATTCTGTTATATTTCTATGCAATTATCTCCTGTCGCCATTGAGTTGAGATGAGTTAAGGAACTGCAGAAATGATGGCCCTTTGAAAAATAGCCTTTATTAATGATATGTCTTCTATCATTTAAGCACTTTAAGTTTCAAAGGGCTCTTGATTCAACCCTAGTTGGTGATAATTCATGTAGTCAATACCGTTTAACCGTACACAACACAGGACCTGCTCTGGCAACTCTTCATATTTGTTCCCCTGTTTACATATGCCAAAAAATGGTGTACATCAAAACAAAATTCCAATAGAAATGCATATGATAAAGGGAATATTCTTACCTGTATTGTTAGACCAACATCCAGGACACAAATCTTGAGTCTGTCTAAGAATGCTTCAAAACCTTTCCTAGAGATGTAACTGAATCTATGCATGTCTATGTCAATCTCCAAATAGTTTTCCCCCTGTAAGCAAACATTATGATACGTAAGGAAAAAAACCACTATAAATTCAACCGCCTCATATCTCAATGCACTTGTTTTTAAAACAAAGTAACCGGAATAGCAACCTGAGACATGTCTATCAAGAGGGTCAGAACACTCACACCCTCAAATTCTTTTTATTGACCAAACAAAAAGGTTATACGTATGAAATGCTGAACATAGTATATGAATCAAGCATTTAAAATCACTTGTTCTTGGACATACATGCCTAATCCCAGAAAAGGAAAATCACCATCTAAAAAGGAAATACAATATATAAACTGCACTAAGTTAATATAAATGAAATTGCAGAAGAACCTACTAAATAAAATTCATGCTGAGGTCGTGAAAGAACAGGTTTTTCATTGTAAGCTTGCATAAGCTTCCTCTCTGCAGCACTTAAGTGAAGGTCTTCTACATTTACAACTCGACCCAATATCTTCAACCTTTCACGAAAGGGTACAATTGTATCTATAGGGAACCCTTTGACCTTTTCAACTTCATCGTCTATTAACCGCTGTTCATAAAATAAGGACACAGACATAGATAAGAATAGTGAACAATGTAAGAATCTAGCAGTATATCCTCACGAAATATACCAACATCAGAAACAATACTAATAGctctttccttttttatttaggATGAATGATGATGATAAAAGCAGCATTTTTGCCAAACTTAGAAGCGTCAAAAAGGCTTATACTTACTCTGATACTTTCTTGAAAGTGAGTAGGAAGCTCCTTTGAGTAACTCTCAGAAAGCTTAAAATACAAAACAAAATTCATTCCTTCTCCATCTGTTTCACTCTGAAAAAGTGCAGCAGTATATAATGGAATCTGCAAACACCATAAAATAGTGAGCATAAAAACATTGTGCAAGGACAAAAACGAAAAAGAacagtaaattttttttctcattgaaATATACTGTTTCAAATTACCCTAATATTTGCATATATATACACACTGATAGCAAAAGTGGAACAGTAGGAATACCTGAACATTTACGACAAGTAGAGTTGGGAGCTTCCCAGAAGAATTAATAACAGGAAGCTCCACAAACCGGGCAATATGATCGACTTTTTGTGGAGACAAAAATACATCGACCCCAAATGGATAATATGCAGCATAGTTAGGAGCAAAGTCCTTCTTCCTATCCCTGCCATACAGAATAAAAATGCAAGAGAAAAACAGCACCTATTAGAAGATAAATATGTAGGAGCAATATCATGTGCatgttatataaaaaattattactaattGACAAGGTGTCTGTGCACATGTATACTAAGTGCATTAAACTATATTTACACAAATGAATTGAAACCAGTCTTCTTTGTTCTTACAGCCTTACCTGAAATAATTCTGTCCCCGGACTTTGAAACTACATGGCTCTATATGTGACCAACAATCAAGCATTTTCTTTTCCATCGGGCAAAATGGTACTTGGGAACCAGCAATTGGTCTATGCAGAATCGGCTttgaagaaactgaaaacataaaagaataataataattaattaatgaaaagcTTATTTGCATATTTGCACTGATTTGTAAAATATCCAAGTACTATTGACATAAAACCGCAAACCATACCAAACATGATCTGGGTACTGGGGAATTTTGAACATGCGATAGAATATCAAAGgatcaaataaaatatgaacAAGTACATAGTATGTTTGAAAAGAACTAAGACATTAAAAGAATAAGCAGAACATGAAGAATAGTGGGCAGAGATAGAGAAGGAGTGAGTTCACCCAGCTCACTTAAACATTAAAACAGGAGGAAGCAATTATAAAG
The Manihot esculenta cultivar AM560-2 chromosome 1, M.esculenta_v8, whole genome shotgun sequence genome window above contains:
- the LOC110613810 gene encoding uncharacterized protein LOC110613810 isoform X2 — its product is MGACVSTQEGCVGGRLRSSKKKTRKKKKGTKRRVPSVLSDGSLDKFDTPDSVAAAPPDHCLPFSNPTFHGSIEEAWFDSVAIFESDCDEDFQSVPDDLLSLNGFEGVPMSSTAFSRETNHGDHNVSIQHTSSSDQVKKTGDLSAGNSARNPASEPAKHPHSQLFNSEFADSQSKSEGPSKPVFLDEIASSVDENAGKGDGLLDNCGILPGNCLPCLASTVPPVEKRRSLGSSSPSARKKAALKHPFKWKEGHPNNTIFSSKPILHRPIAGSQVPFCPMEKKMLDCWSHIEPCSFKVRGQNYFRDRKKDFAPNYAAYYPFGVDVFLSPQKVDHIARFVELPVINSSGKLPTLLVVNVQIPLYTAALFQSETDGEGMNFVLYFKLSESYSKELPTHFQESIRRLIDDEVEKVKGFPIDTIVPFRERLKILGRVVNVEDLHLSAAERKLMQAYNEKPVLSRPQHEFYLGENYLEIDIDMHRFSYISRKGFEAFLDRLKICVLDVGLTIQGNKYEELPEQVLCCVRLNGIDYMNYHQLGLNQEPFET
- the LOC110613810 gene encoding uncharacterized protein LOC110613810 isoform X1, translated to MGACVSTQEGCVGGRLRSSKKKTRKKKKGTKRRVPSVLSDGSLDKFDTPDSVAAAPPDHCLPFSNPTFHAGSIEEAWFDSVAIFESDCDEDFQSVPDDLLSLNGFEGVPMSSTAFSRETNHGDHNVSIQHTSSSDQVKKTGDLSAGNSARNPASEPAKHPHSQLFNSEFADSQSKSEGPSKPVFLDEIASSVDENAGKGDGLLDNCGILPGNCLPCLASTVPPVEKRRSLGSSSPSARKKAALKHPFKWKEGHPNNTIFSSKPILHRPIAGSQVPFCPMEKKMLDCWSHIEPCSFKVRGQNYFRDRKKDFAPNYAAYYPFGVDVFLSPQKVDHIARFVELPVINSSGKLPTLLVVNVQIPLYTAALFQSETDGEGMNFVLYFKLSESYSKELPTHFQESIRRLIDDEVEKVKGFPIDTIVPFRERLKILGRVVNVEDLHLSAAERKLMQAYNEKPVLSRPQHEFYLGENYLEIDIDMHRFSYISRKGFEAFLDRLKICVLDVGLTIQGNKYEELPEQVLCCVRLNGIDYMNYHQLGLNQEPFET
- the LOC110613810 gene encoding uncharacterized protein LOC110613810 isoform X3 produces the protein MSSTAFSRETNHGDHNVSIQHTSSSDQVKKTGDLSAGNSARNPASEPAKHPHSQLFNSEFADSQSKSEGPSKPVFLDEIASSVDENAGKGDGLLDNCGILPGNCLPCLASTVPPVEKRRSLGSSSPSARKKAALKHPFKWKEGHPNNTIFSSKPILHRPIAGSQVPFCPMEKKMLDCWSHIEPCSFKVRGQNYFRDRKKDFAPNYAAYYPFGVDVFLSPQKVDHIARFVELPVINSSGKLPTLLVVNVQIPLYTAALFQSETDGEGMNFVLYFKLSESYSKELPTHFQESIRRLIDDEVEKVKGFPIDTIVPFRERLKILGRVVNVEDLHLSAAERKLMQAYNEKPVLSRPQHEFYLGENYLEIDIDMHRFSYISRKGFEAFLDRLKICVLDVGLTIQGNKYEELPEQVLCCVRLNGIDYMNYHQLGLNQEPFET